From a region of the Syngnathoides biaculeatus isolate LvHL_M chromosome 2, ASM1980259v1, whole genome shotgun sequence genome:
- the LOC133492583 gene encoding semaphorin-5B-like isoform X3: MRQRNEFNMVRKKFVEKGLYRGFQIFPCKLRILHEGRIQLFATPREAENFYQSLECYGGSRIPYRGLDAVVTMITMGWGAWALSPCGIVLVISILLCLSRPPPIKTADCDRKDHPVVSNQGLKTWMSEFSHPGVKDFSHLVLDLSRNQLIVGARNYLFSLSLSNASLIQETEWTPDEDTMRSCKGKGKSEVVLKMSLQNVVNVTGSRHACMQEECQNYIRVLLLNGRTFVTCGTNAYTRVCMIRQIGNISQVLDTLNGIARCPYDPGHNSTAMISEKGELYAATVIDFSGRDPVIYRSLGNMHPLRTAQYNSKWLNEPQFVSAYDIGRFAYFFLRETAVENDCEKMVLSRVARVCKNDMGGRFLLEDTWTTFMKARLNCSRSGEIPFHYNELQSTFYLPEQDLIYGIFTTNVNSMSATAVCAFNMTAITQAFNGPFLYQENPRMSWLSAKNPILNFQCGTLDEGGTGENLTERNLQDAQRLFLMHDAVQPVTVNPLLTQDNVRFLKLVVDVVQGRDALYHVMYISTEYGTILKTLGTTNTLLHGCYLEELRILPDGQTGSIKSLQIFHRDRSLFVGLDDRLVKIPLERCSSHPTEQRCLEARDPYCGWDHKQERCTTIDDTAGMNQWIQNITHCPVRNLKQDGGFGPWAPWQPCDHNDGEGSISSCICRSRFCDGPVAQCGGVDCKGPTIQVANCSRNGGWTPWSSWGHCNSSCGIGFEVRQRSCNNPSPRHGGRICVGQGQEERLCNEKNPCPSPVLWTAWRSWAQCNAECGGGVQARSRTCENGNTCPGCAMEYKTCNLEACPEVHRNTPWTSWMPVNISQDGSRQEQRYRYMFRALLKDVQQLQFGKKKIETRFCPNDGSGTCQSDSLVNDLQRAGPIQVRVLDLRWIIKTATCSRAQSFCLTRRTITVKSSRCSSWSLWAWPVFL; this comes from the exons GTGGTTCCAGAATACCTTATAGAGGATTGGATGCAGTTGTAACTATGATCAcaatggggtggggggcatggGCCCTCTCTCCCTGTGGCATCGTGCTGGTTATCAGCATACTTTTGTGTCTGTCCCGGCCACCCCCGATCAAAACTGCAGACTGCGATCGAAAAGACCATCCGGTTGTGTCCAACCAAG GCCTGAAGACATGGATGTCAGAGTTCTCACACCCAGGAGTAAAGGACTTTTCTCACCTGGTCTTGGACCTGAGCAGAAACCAGCTTATTGTGGGAGCAAG AAACTACCTATTCAGCCTTAGTTTGAGCAATGCCTCCCTCATACAG gaAACAGAATGGACACCCGATGAAGACACAATGCGCTCTTGCAAGGGCAAGGGGAAGTCAGAGGTAGTTCTTAAAATGTCACTTCAAAATGTAGTTAATGTCACTGGCTCACGTCACGCTTGTATGCAGGAGGAGTGTCAAAACTATATACGGGTTTTATTGCTTAACGGGAGGACGTTTGTCACGTGTGGGACCAATGCTTATACTCGTGTCTGTATGATCAGGCAG ATTGGTAACATCAGTCAAGTGTTGGACACACTAAATGGTATTGCGCGCTGCCCCTATGACCCTGGCCATAACTCCACCGCCATGATATCAGAGAAGGGTGAGCTGTATGCTGCCACAGTGATCGACTTCTCTGGACGTGACCCTGTCATCTACAGGAGCCTGGGAAACATGCATCCACTCCGCACGGCCCAGTACAACTCAAAATGGCTCAATG AGCCTCAGTTTGTGTCTGCTTATGATATCGGCCGATTCGCCTACTTCTTCTTGAGGGAAACTGCTGTTGAAAACGACTGTGAAAAGATGGTGCTCTCACGAGTGGCACGGGTGTGTAAAAATGACATGGGCGGCCGTTTCCTTTTGGAGGATACCTGGACCACCTTTATGAAGGCACGATTAAACTGCTCACGCTCAGGAGAAATACCCTTTCATTACAATGAACTACAGAGCACCTTCTACTTACCAGAGCAGGACTTGATCTATGGCATTTTCACCACTAATGT GAACAGCATGTCTGCCACTGCTGTTTGTGCCTTCAACATGACTGCCATCACGCAAGccttcaatggacctttcctcTATCAGGAGAACCCACGCATGTCCTGGCTCTCTGCTAAAAATCCCATACTCAATTTTCAG TGTGGCACACTGGATGAAGGCGGCACTGGTGAGAACCTGACTGAACGCAACCTGCAGGATGCTCAGCGACTCTTTTTGATGCACGATGCGGTGCAGCCGGTGACAGTCAATCCTCTGCTCACCCAGGACAACGTACGCTTCTTGAAGTTGGTAGTGGACGTCGTGCAGGGCCGTGATGCCCTTTACCATGTCATGTACATTAGCACCG AATATGGCACCATCTTGAAAACTCTTGGGACAACAAATACACTTCTTCATGGCTGTTACTTGGAGGAGCTGAGGATCCTTCCTGATGGGCAAACTGGGTCAATCAAGAGCCTGCAGATCTTCCACAGAGACAGATCTCTGTTTGTGGGGCTTGATGACAGATTGGTGAAGATCCCATTAGAACGATGCTCCAGCCATCCAACTGAGCA ACGCTGTCTGGAAGCTCGGGACCCATATTGTGGTTGGGATCACAAACAGGAGCGATGCACAACTATTGACGACACTGCCGGCATGAACCAGTGGATCCAGAACATCACCCATTGCCCA GTGAGGAATCTGAAGCAGGATGGAGGATTTGGCCCTTGGGCACCATGGCAACCCTGTGACCACAATGACGGCGAGGGTTCCATCAGCAGCTGCATCTGTCGGTCCCGCTTCTGTGATGGGCCTGTGGCCCAATGCGGTGGGGTCGACTGCAAAGGCCCAACCATTCAGGTGGCCAACTGCTCCAG GAATGGTGGTTGGACTCCCTGGTCTTCATGGGGTCATTGCAACAGTAGTTGTGGTATTGGCTTTGAAGTGAGACAGCGGTCCTGCAACAATCCTTCGCCTCGTCACGGAGGTCGAATCTGTGTTGGTCAAGGTCAGGAGGAGAG GCTGTGCAACGAAAAAAACCCATGCCCATCACCGGTGCTGTGGACTGCATGGAGGTCATGGGCGCAATGCAATGCTGAATGTGGAGGAGGGGTACAAGCCAGGAGCAGAACCTGTGAGAATGGAAACACCTGCCCTGGATGTGCCATG GAGTATAAGACTTGTAACCTGGAGGCCTGCCCTGAGGTACACCGCAATACCCCGTGGACTTCCTGGATGCCAGTCAACATCAGTCAAGATGGATCACGCCAAGAGCAGAGATACAGATATATGTTCCGGGCATTATTAAAGGATGTCCAGCAGCTTCAATTTGGAAAGAAGAAAATAGAGACCAGGTTTTGTCCAAATGATGGTTCTGGAACCTGCCAGAGTGACT CACTGGTCAATGACTTG CAGAGGGCAGGACCAATCCAAGTGCGTGTGTTGGATCTGCGGTGGATTATCAAGACTGCAACATGCAGCCGTGCCCAG
- the LOC133492583 gene encoding semaphorin-5B-like isoform X4, translating to MRQRNEFNMVRKKFVEKGLYRGFQIFPCKLRILHEGRIQLFATPREAENFYQSLECYGGSRIPYRGLDAVVTMITMGWGAWALSPCGIVLVISILLCLSRPPPIKTADCDRKDHPVVSNQGLKTWMSEFSHPGVKDFSHLVLDLSRNQLIVGARNYLFSLSLSNASLIQETEWTPDEDTMRSCKGKGKSEVVLKMSLQNVVNVTGSRHACMQEECQNYIRVLLLNGRTFVTCGTNAYTRVCMIRQIGNISQVLDTLNGIARCPYDPGHNSTAMISEKGELYAATVIDFSGRDPVIYRSLGNMHPLRTAQYNSKWLNEPQFVSAYDIGRFAYFFLRETAVENDCEKMVLSRVARVCKNDMGGRFLLEDTWTTFMKARLNCSRSGEIPFHYNELQSTFYLPEQDLIYGIFTTNVNSMSATAVCAFNMTAITQAFNGPFLYQENPRMSWLSAKNPILNFQCGTLDEGGTGENLTERNLQDAQRLFLMHDAVQPVTVNPLLTQDNVRFLKLVVDVVQGRDALYHVMYISTEYGTILKTLGTTNTLLHGCYLEELRILPDGQTGSIKSLQIFHRDRSLFVGLDDRLVKIPLERCSSHPTEQRCLEARDPYCGWDHKQERCTTIDDTAGMNQWIQNITHCPVRNLKQDGGFGPWAPWQPCDHNDGEGSISSCICRSRFCDGPVAQCGGVDCKGPTIQVANCSRNGGWTPWSSWGHCNSSCGIGFEVRQRSCNNPSPRHGGRICVGQGQEERLCNEKNPCPSPVLWTAWRSWAQCNAECGGGVQARSRTCENGNTCPGCAMEYKTCNLEACPEVHRNTPWTSWMPVNISQDGSRQEQRYRYMFRALLKDVQQLQFGKKKIETRFCPNDGSGTCQSDSLVNDLQRAGPIQVRVLDLRWIIKTATCSRAQRAQENTDHDQPEEDGVGETELV from the exons GTGGTTCCAGAATACCTTATAGAGGATTGGATGCAGTTGTAACTATGATCAcaatggggtggggggcatggGCCCTCTCTCCCTGTGGCATCGTGCTGGTTATCAGCATACTTTTGTGTCTGTCCCGGCCACCCCCGATCAAAACTGCAGACTGCGATCGAAAAGACCATCCGGTTGTGTCCAACCAAG GCCTGAAGACATGGATGTCAGAGTTCTCACACCCAGGAGTAAAGGACTTTTCTCACCTGGTCTTGGACCTGAGCAGAAACCAGCTTATTGTGGGAGCAAG AAACTACCTATTCAGCCTTAGTTTGAGCAATGCCTCCCTCATACAG gaAACAGAATGGACACCCGATGAAGACACAATGCGCTCTTGCAAGGGCAAGGGGAAGTCAGAGGTAGTTCTTAAAATGTCACTTCAAAATGTAGTTAATGTCACTGGCTCACGTCACGCTTGTATGCAGGAGGAGTGTCAAAACTATATACGGGTTTTATTGCTTAACGGGAGGACGTTTGTCACGTGTGGGACCAATGCTTATACTCGTGTCTGTATGATCAGGCAG ATTGGTAACATCAGTCAAGTGTTGGACACACTAAATGGTATTGCGCGCTGCCCCTATGACCCTGGCCATAACTCCACCGCCATGATATCAGAGAAGGGTGAGCTGTATGCTGCCACAGTGATCGACTTCTCTGGACGTGACCCTGTCATCTACAGGAGCCTGGGAAACATGCATCCACTCCGCACGGCCCAGTACAACTCAAAATGGCTCAATG AGCCTCAGTTTGTGTCTGCTTATGATATCGGCCGATTCGCCTACTTCTTCTTGAGGGAAACTGCTGTTGAAAACGACTGTGAAAAGATGGTGCTCTCACGAGTGGCACGGGTGTGTAAAAATGACATGGGCGGCCGTTTCCTTTTGGAGGATACCTGGACCACCTTTATGAAGGCACGATTAAACTGCTCACGCTCAGGAGAAATACCCTTTCATTACAATGAACTACAGAGCACCTTCTACTTACCAGAGCAGGACTTGATCTATGGCATTTTCACCACTAATGT GAACAGCATGTCTGCCACTGCTGTTTGTGCCTTCAACATGACTGCCATCACGCAAGccttcaatggacctttcctcTATCAGGAGAACCCACGCATGTCCTGGCTCTCTGCTAAAAATCCCATACTCAATTTTCAG TGTGGCACACTGGATGAAGGCGGCACTGGTGAGAACCTGACTGAACGCAACCTGCAGGATGCTCAGCGACTCTTTTTGATGCACGATGCGGTGCAGCCGGTGACAGTCAATCCTCTGCTCACCCAGGACAACGTACGCTTCTTGAAGTTGGTAGTGGACGTCGTGCAGGGCCGTGATGCCCTTTACCATGTCATGTACATTAGCACCG AATATGGCACCATCTTGAAAACTCTTGGGACAACAAATACACTTCTTCATGGCTGTTACTTGGAGGAGCTGAGGATCCTTCCTGATGGGCAAACTGGGTCAATCAAGAGCCTGCAGATCTTCCACAGAGACAGATCTCTGTTTGTGGGGCTTGATGACAGATTGGTGAAGATCCCATTAGAACGATGCTCCAGCCATCCAACTGAGCA ACGCTGTCTGGAAGCTCGGGACCCATATTGTGGTTGGGATCACAAACAGGAGCGATGCACAACTATTGACGACACTGCCGGCATGAACCAGTGGATCCAGAACATCACCCATTGCCCA GTGAGGAATCTGAAGCAGGATGGAGGATTTGGCCCTTGGGCACCATGGCAACCCTGTGACCACAATGACGGCGAGGGTTCCATCAGCAGCTGCATCTGTCGGTCCCGCTTCTGTGATGGGCCTGTGGCCCAATGCGGTGGGGTCGACTGCAAAGGCCCAACCATTCAGGTGGCCAACTGCTCCAG GAATGGTGGTTGGACTCCCTGGTCTTCATGGGGTCATTGCAACAGTAGTTGTGGTATTGGCTTTGAAGTGAGACAGCGGTCCTGCAACAATCCTTCGCCTCGTCACGGAGGTCGAATCTGTGTTGGTCAAGGTCAGGAGGAGAG GCTGTGCAACGAAAAAAACCCATGCCCATCACCGGTGCTGTGGACTGCATGGAGGTCATGGGCGCAATGCAATGCTGAATGTGGAGGAGGGGTACAAGCCAGGAGCAGAACCTGTGAGAATGGAAACACCTGCCCTGGATGTGCCATG GAGTATAAGACTTGTAACCTGGAGGCCTGCCCTGAGGTACACCGCAATACCCCGTGGACTTCCTGGATGCCAGTCAACATCAGTCAAGATGGATCACGCCAAGAGCAGAGATACAGATATATGTTCCGGGCATTATTAAAGGATGTCCAGCAGCTTCAATTTGGAAAGAAGAAAATAGAGACCAGGTTTTGTCCAAATGATGGTTCTGGAACCTGCCAGAGTGACT CACTGGTCAATGACTTG CAGAGGGCAGGACCAATCCAAGTGCGTGTGTTGGATCTGCGGTGGATTATCAAGACTGCAACATGCAGCCGTGCCCAG AGAGCTCAAGAAAATACCGATCATGATCAGCCGGAGGAGGATGGGGTGGGTGAGACAGAGCTTGTTTAG